A genomic stretch from Chloroflexota bacterium includes:
- a CDS encoding MoxR family ATPase, with amino-acid sequence MKSVKESAERVVANVERVIVGKHVEVRMALVALLCEGHILIEDVPGVGKTMLAKALSRSIGCTFRRIQFTPDLLPSDVTGLSIFNQKTQEFEFRPGPIMAQVVLADEINRATPKTQSALLECMEEHQATIDGVSHPMPTPFLVIATQNPIEYEGTFALPEAQLDRFMLRLRLGYPKAMEEIVILDEQKRRHPIDQLQQVLEVEELREMQAAVKEIYVDQVVAEYIVRLTGATREHADVYLGASPRGSINLYRAGQALASLDGRDFVIPDDIKQLAVAVLGHRLIVKSQASLREVDPDGIVREIMGQVPIGESTSAAIAGTR; translated from the coding sequence GTGAAGAGTGTCAAGGAGTCGGCCGAGCGCGTCGTCGCCAACGTCGAGCGCGTCATCGTCGGCAAGCACGTTGAAGTGCGCATGGCCCTGGTGGCGCTGCTGTGCGAGGGGCACATCCTGATTGAGGACGTGCCAGGGGTCGGCAAGACGATGCTGGCCAAGGCACTCAGCCGCAGCATCGGCTGTACCTTCCGGCGCATCCAGTTCACCCCGGACCTGCTGCCGTCGGACGTCACCGGGCTCTCCATCTTCAACCAGAAGACCCAGGAGTTCGAGTTCCGGCCGGGACCGATCATGGCCCAGGTGGTCCTGGCCGATGAGATCAATCGCGCCACCCCGAAGACCCAGAGCGCGCTGCTCGAATGCATGGAGGAGCACCAGGCGACGATCGACGGGGTCAGCCACCCGATGCCGACGCCGTTCCTCGTGATCGCAACCCAGAACCCGATCGAATACGAGGGCACCTTCGCATTGCCAGAGGCCCAGCTCGACCGCTTCATGCTTCGCCTGCGACTCGGTTATCCGAAGGCGATGGAGGAGATCGTCATCCTCGACGAGCAGAAGCGACGGCATCCGATCGACCAGCTGCAGCAGGTGCTGGAAGTCGAGGAGCTGCGCGAGATGCAGGCCGCAGTCAAGGAGATCTACGTCGACCAGGTCGTGGCCGAGTACATCGTGCGGCTGACCGGGGCAACGCGAGAGCACGCCGATGTCTACCTGGGGGCATCGCCGCGCGGCTCGATCAACCTGTATCGAGCGGGCCAGGCGCTGGCTTCCCTCGACGGGCGGGACTTCGTGATCCCCGACGACATCAAGCAGCTGGCCGTGGCCGTCCTCGGCCATCGGCTGATCGTGAAGAGCCAGGCATCGCTGCGCGAGGTCGACCCTGACGGGATCGTGCGCGAGATCATGGGCCAGGTCCCGATCGGGGAGAGCACGAGCGCCGCGATCGCAGGCACTCGCTAG
- a CDS encoding alanine--glyoxylate aminotransferase family protein yields MDQNLRVPGPTPLLQEVREAQAAPMIDHRGTEFAELQRELTTGLAELIGTRGEVLLLTGSGSGALEAAVVNTLSPGDRVLAVTIGSFGDRFAKIASAFGAQVERFEVPWGDAANPQTLAQHLAANPAYRAILLTHNETSTGVTNPLRELADVVRNGPGDPLLLVDGISGLGAMPFEMDAWGIDLVVSASQKAWMGSPGIAIAALGERAWSANESARMPRAYWDLAEARKWAEKGQTPWTPAVSVLFGLRVGVRRLLAEGREQTWARHAAIAAAVQAGLEALGLQLVAAPGDRSNTVTAAWLPDGLDWGPFNAAMRAKGLIVAGGQGAWAGRILRFGHMGGVGIDEMSEAVRVMGETLAEHGRQTNPPAAVRAMREVYEVKQPAPVG; encoded by the coding sequence ATGGACCAGAACCTGCGCGTCCCCGGGCCGACCCCGCTCCTTCAAGAAGTTCGCGAAGCCCAGGCGGCGCCGATGATCGATCACCGCGGCACCGAGTTCGCCGAGCTGCAGCGCGAGCTCACGACGGGCCTGGCCGAACTGATCGGCACGCGCGGGGAGGTGCTGCTGCTGACCGGTTCCGGCTCCGGGGCGCTGGAGGCAGCCGTCGTCAACACCCTCTCGCCGGGTGACCGGGTGCTCGCCGTCACCATCGGCTCATTCGGCGACCGATTTGCCAAGATCGCCTCTGCCTTCGGAGCCCAGGTCGAGCGGTTCGAGGTCCCGTGGGGCGACGCGGCCAACCCGCAAACCCTCGCGCAGCACCTCGCGGCGAATCCCGCCTATCGCGCCATCCTGCTCACCCACAACGAGACCTCGACCGGCGTGACGAACCCGCTCCGCGAGCTGGCCGATGTCGTCCGCAACGGCCCGGGCGATCCGCTGCTCCTGGTCGACGGCATCAGCGGGCTGGGCGCGATGCCGTTCGAGATGGACGCCTGGGGGATCGACCTGGTGGTGAGCGCCAGCCAGAAGGCATGGATGGGGTCACCGGGGATCGCCATCGCCGCGCTCGGTGAGCGGGCGTGGAGCGCCAACGAGTCCGCCCGCATGCCACGCGCCTACTGGGACCTGGCCGAGGCGCGCAAATGGGCCGAGAAGGGTCAGACCCCGTGGACCCCCGCGGTCAGCGTCCTGTTCGGGCTGCGCGTGGGTGTTCGACGTCTGCTCGCGGAAGGGCGCGAGCAGACCTGGGCCAGGCATGCGGCGATCGCAGCGGCCGTCCAGGCGGGCCTCGAGGCGCTTGGCCTGCAGCTGGTGGCCGCCCCCGGGGATCGGTCGAACACCGTCACCGCCGCCTGGCTGCCGGACGGCCTCGACTGGGGTCCGTTCAACGCGGCGATGCGGGCCAAGGGGCTGATCGTGGCGGGCGGCCAGGGGGCATGGGCCGGGCGCATCCTGCGATTCGGACACATGGGCGGTGTCGGCATCGACGAGATGAGTGAGGCGGTTCGCGTCATGGGCGAGACGCTCGCCGAGCACGGCCGGCAGACCAATCCACCCGCCGCGGTGCGTGCCATGCGAGAGGTCTACGAGGTGAAACAGCCGGCTCCCGTCGGCTGA
- a CDS encoding DUF58 domain-containing protein yields MGLSRQLRVVFFGTALVVAAFSTGINFLFFLVYLLATLLLASRWYARRGLRGLRAGYHVLNPRSQVGDTLEAVYRVDNDSRWTKPWVEVANESTLPAPLPGRVVGVKAGGSRQWLAKVFLLRRGSYRLGALRVRTGDPFGLFSSEMVVGRPTWIVVFPQVHPLPHWRLPPSPVDGSTPSRRRYEAATPLVSTVRPYVYGDAINRIHWLSSVRHGELIVKEFDLEQAADLWLLLDLQRAAHAGSTESASVETAVSAAASIAVHTLGENRAVGITVSSRRQQHLTPDRGTRVEQKILNLLANVQADGSQPLAEVVVSTLPQLRRGMTLCIVTGSTDREWVRALASLRRRGIGTIVVLLDRFSFAGRDDDDGRAELAAVRHALAEYDIAHHLLRAGDDLSSVLGRRAIGARAPAMRERTRA; encoded by the coding sequence ATGGGCCTGTCACGGCAGCTCCGGGTCGTCTTCTTCGGCACCGCACTGGTCGTTGCCGCCTTCAGCACCGGGATCAACTTCCTCTTCTTCCTGGTCTACCTGCTGGCGACGCTCCTGCTCGCCTCGCGCTGGTACGCGCGCCGTGGCCTGCGAGGGCTGCGCGCCGGCTATCACGTGCTCAACCCGCGGAGCCAGGTGGGCGACACGCTCGAGGCGGTCTATCGGGTCGATAACGACAGCCGCTGGACCAAGCCGTGGGTCGAGGTCGCCAACGAGTCGACCCTTCCCGCGCCGCTGCCGGGCCGCGTGGTCGGCGTGAAGGCCGGCGGGAGCCGCCAGTGGCTGGCGAAGGTCTTCCTCCTGCGCCGAGGCAGCTACCGGCTCGGCGCCCTGCGGGTGCGGACCGGTGATCCGTTCGGGCTCTTCTCGAGCGAGATGGTGGTCGGGCGGCCGACCTGGATCGTGGTCTTCCCACAGGTCCATCCACTGCCGCACTGGCGCCTGCCCCCCTCGCCGGTGGATGGGAGCACGCCGTCGCGTCGCCGCTACGAGGCGGCGACACCATTGGTCAGCACGGTGCGTCCATACGTGTATGGCGACGCGATCAATCGGATCCACTGGCTCAGCTCCGTGCGCCATGGCGAGCTGATCGTGAAGGAGTTCGACCTCGAGCAGGCGGCCGACCTGTGGCTCCTGCTCGACCTGCAGCGCGCAGCGCACGCCGGATCGACGGAGTCCGCGTCGGTCGAGACCGCGGTCAGCGCCGCCGCCTCGATCGCGGTCCACACCCTGGGCGAGAACCGGGCGGTGGGGATCACCGTCAGCTCGCGGCGACAGCAGCACCTGACCCCGGATCGCGGCACGCGAGTAGAGCAGAAGATCCTGAACCTGCTTGCCAACGTCCAGGCCGATGGGTCGCAGCCGCTCGCCGAAGTGGTGGTCTCCACGCTTCCGCAGCTGCGGCGCGGCATGACCCTGTGCATCGTCACCGGCTCAACGGATCGCGAGTGGGTGCGCGCGCTCGCTTCCCTGCGGAGGCGAGGGATCGGCACCATCGTCGTCCTGCTCGATCGCTTCAGCTTCGCAGGACGGGACGACGACGACGGTCGCGCCGAGCTGGCAGCCGTACGACACGCCCTGGCCGAGTACGACATCGCGCACCACCTGCTCCGGGCGGGAGACGACCTCTCCAGCGTTCTCGGGCGGAGAGCGATCGGCGCGCGGGCACCGGCCATGCGGGAGCGGACTCGTGCCTGA
- a CDS encoding FHA domain-containing protein, with translation MTGEVLRILLLVLQLGFLALLYLILIGFSRALLRDLRSAEMTQMASQSGIGRLSVVESPADEPALGSAIALGPINSIGRNVNSTIFVDDDFVSGTHAMLTFRGRSWFIEDQGSTNGTYVNGHRIDRPVALSFGDELTIGRVRMRLER, from the coding sequence ATGACCGGCGAGGTCCTCCGGATCCTGCTCCTCGTCCTGCAGCTCGGCTTCCTCGCCCTCCTGTACCTCATCCTCATCGGCTTCTCGCGCGCCCTGCTGCGCGACCTCCGCAGCGCCGAGATGACCCAGATGGCGAGCCAATCGGGGATCGGGAGGCTGTCGGTGGTGGAGTCGCCGGCGGACGAGCCGGCGCTCGGCAGCGCGATCGCCCTGGGACCGATCAACTCCATCGGCCGCAACGTCAACAGCACCATCTTCGTCGATGACGACTTCGTGAGCGGCACCCACGCGATGCTCACCTTTCGGGGGCGAAGCTGGTTCATCGAGGACCAGGGGAGCACCAACGGGACCTACGTCAACGGTCACCGCATCGATCGTCCGGTGGCGCTCTCGTTCGGCGATGAGCTCACGATCGGTCGGGTCCGGATGCGCCTGGAGCGCTGA
- a CDS encoding FtsW/RodA/SpoVE family cell cycle protein: protein MHAVSRRLELRLLLPLVILVPLGFAVTHIAQTGALDPGPMGVAVGYVGLMFGAHLALRLLGNRGDQLLLPCVATIGAIGIVMLNRLPQQLLGTDAFGVQFGMATTQLLWFAVGVTAMVVLAGRFRDDGVLRHYKYTWALAGTLLLVITFLFGREVNGARLWIFLGPIGFQPGEAIKVVLVIFIAAYLAEKRTLLAGASARIGPIKIPPLPYLLPMIAIFVIVMLVVVVSRDLGTALLFMGIFLTMLFVATGRRSYVLLGILLFVAGSFVAYILFAHVRIRVDNWIDPFVDPSDRGYQTVQALYAFGRGGLFGEGLGQGLPTISGRLPIPALPTDFIFAAVAEELGLIGAFALLALVMCLVFRGLRTAMLARDDFSAMLAVGLTVSLGLQTLIIAAGNVKLVPLTGITFPFVSYGGSSLLACFVVVGLLLAISHRSVVDAQIEGRGP from the coding sequence ATGCACGCCGTCTCGCGTCGCCTGGAGCTGCGTCTCCTGCTGCCCCTCGTGATCCTGGTCCCGCTGGGTTTCGCCGTCACCCATATCGCCCAGACGGGCGCGCTCGACCCCGGCCCGATGGGGGTGGCGGTCGGCTACGTGGGCCTCATGTTCGGCGCTCACCTGGCATTGCGCCTGCTCGGCAACCGGGGGGACCAGCTCCTGCTGCCGTGCGTGGCGACGATCGGCGCCATCGGGATCGTCATGCTGAATCGCCTCCCACAGCAGCTGCTCGGCACTGATGCCTTTGGCGTCCAGTTCGGGATGGCCACCACGCAGCTTCTCTGGTTCGCGGTCGGCGTCACGGCGATGGTGGTGCTGGCCGGCCGATTCCGGGACGATGGCGTGCTGCGGCACTACAAGTACACCTGGGCGTTGGCCGGGACCCTGCTGCTGGTGATCACCTTCCTGTTCGGGCGTGAGGTGAACGGCGCCCGGCTGTGGATCTTCCTGGGACCCATCGGCTTTCAGCCCGGAGAGGCGATCAAGGTCGTGCTCGTCATCTTCATCGCCGCCTACCTGGCCGAGAAGCGCACGCTGCTGGCGGGCGCCAGCGCCCGCATCGGTCCGATCAAGATCCCGCCGCTGCCCTACCTGCTGCCGATGATCGCGATCTTCGTGATCGTGATGCTCGTCGTGGTCGTCAGCCGCGACCTCGGCACCGCGCTCCTGTTCATGGGGATCTTCCTGACGATGCTCTTCGTGGCGACCGGCCGGCGGAGCTACGTCCTGCTCGGGATCCTCCTCTTCGTGGCCGGCTCGTTCGTCGCCTACATCCTGTTCGCGCACGTCCGAATTCGGGTCGACAACTGGATCGACCCGTTCGTCGACCCCAGCGACCGCGGATACCAGACCGTGCAGGCGCTCTACGCCTTCGGGCGCGGCGGCCTCTTTGGCGAGGGGCTTGGACAGGGGCTGCCCACCATCTCAGGACGGCTCCCGATCCCGGCGCTGCCCACCGACTTCATCTTTGCCGCGGTCGCCGAGGAGCTCGGGCTGATCGGTGCCTTCGCCCTGCTGGCGCTGGTGATGTGCCTGGTCTTCCGGGGCCTGCGCACCGCCATGCTGGCCCGCGACGACTTCAGCGCCATGCTGGCGGTGGGCCTGACGGTCAGCCTTGGCCTGCAGACCCTCATCATCGCTGCCGGCAACGTGAAGCTCGTGCCGCTGACCGGGATCACCTTCCCGTTCGTCAGCTACGGCGGCTCGAGCCTGCTCGCCTGCTTCGTGGTGGTGGGGCTGCTGCTGGCGATCAGTCATCGGTCGGTGGTCGACGCCCAGATCGAGGGTCGCGGGCCGTGA
- a CDS encoding transglutaminaseTgpA domain-containing protein translates to MPELLRRFLQPREGWSSLALLLVMLLTLVWSLQRAAWVNHMDYLLPVAVVAALVGALLGLTRLSVLFTLPIGAVLGAGFVLWTIGGEYLPERDQAGRLIILRGDALDWTRIVVDGGFAPQLSPYALGLGVLMWVTAFIASYALYRHHRVLDSILLVGVALIANMSATFTDLFLYLVLFSLAALLLWLRIALVNREENWRLRRVKENLDVPGQIMRSGITFIAGSVALAWILTTVAVAAPLTSVWSNLDGVWSDIRNQFEGAFGGLAGTDSRIQGTSFGSSFRVHGSWVSSDGPVMTVGSQRPYYMRTVTYDLYTGHGWSSSEGPNRRVAAGDRIFPGETPERPLAPTAFELETVTVGVQRNVGRNVFAPGYPTVAFAPLIVHEPRGLPLLGALQSGVLLEEGKGYQITAAISTATEAHLAGAGTAYPPAIVTTYTGTAGVTQRTADEARRVVIAAGATDPYHQARALADYLRTDPRFTYRTVAALPSDPNRDIVDFFLFDPAGQIGYCEYFATTMAVMARTLGLPARVAVGYAPGERLEAGIYQVRERNAHAWAEVFFPGYGWQIFEATKSIAPVARLAGSGTVPPLILPNGQIDPGNRVPEEQDPGTISALPSFEPVEGGFTRGGQRPSDEERINNAWLFLVLLMLLLAVAAWRMVRGRHRFRFLAPGDRQWQRLAYAADRAGVAQRPSETVYEYAGWLEEQIPKRRIEIHDIADGKVWQSYSGHSISSEVIARLERAWSRLQLPLLWLALRKRIRSLLRDGTSS, encoded by the coding sequence GTGCCTGAGCTGCTGCGTCGCTTCCTGCAGCCGCGCGAGGGCTGGAGCAGCCTGGCCCTCCTGCTGGTCATGCTGCTCACGCTCGTGTGGTCCCTGCAGCGGGCGGCGTGGGTCAATCACATGGACTACCTCCTCCCCGTCGCGGTCGTCGCGGCGCTGGTCGGAGCGCTGCTCGGGCTGACCCGTCTGAGCGTGCTGTTCACCCTGCCGATCGGAGCCGTCCTGGGAGCCGGATTCGTGCTCTGGACCATCGGTGGCGAGTACTTGCCGGAGCGGGACCAGGCGGGACGGCTGATCATCCTGCGAGGGGACGCGCTGGATTGGACCCGCATCGTCGTCGACGGCGGGTTCGCGCCACAGCTATCCCCCTACGCGCTGGGCCTGGGGGTCCTGATGTGGGTCACCGCCTTCATCGCCTCCTACGCGCTGTACCGGCACCATCGGGTCCTCGACAGCATCCTGCTGGTTGGCGTGGCACTCATCGCGAACATGTCGGCCACCTTCACGGACCTCTTCCTGTATCTCGTTCTCTTCTCGCTCGCGGCGCTCCTGCTCTGGCTGCGCATCGCACTGGTCAACCGCGAGGAGAATTGGCGCCTTCGCCGGGTGAAGGAGAACCTGGATGTCCCGGGACAGATCATGCGGAGCGGCATCACGTTCATCGCCGGCAGCGTCGCCCTGGCCTGGATCCTGACGACGGTCGCGGTGGCGGCGCCGCTGACCAGCGTGTGGAGCAATCTCGACGGTGTGTGGTCGGACATTCGCAACCAGTTCGAAGGGGCATTCGGCGGCCTGGCCGGCACCGACTCGCGGATCCAGGGAACGTCGTTTGGCTCCTCGTTCCGCGTTCACGGCAGCTGGGTCAGCTCAGACGGTCCGGTCATGACGGTGGGCTCGCAGCGCCCGTACTACATGCGCACCGTCACCTACGACCTCTACACCGGCCATGGCTGGTCGAGCAGCGAGGGCCCGAATCGGCGGGTGGCCGCCGGTGATCGCATCTTCCCGGGCGAGACCCCCGAGCGTCCGCTGGCGCCCACCGCCTTCGAACTCGAGACGGTGACGGTCGGGGTGCAACGCAATGTCGGGCGCAACGTCTTCGCGCCCGGCTACCCCACCGTCGCATTCGCCCCGCTCATCGTGCATGAGCCCCGCGGCCTGCCGCTGCTTGGCGCGCTGCAGTCCGGCGTGCTCCTCGAGGAAGGGAAGGGTTACCAGATCACGGCGGCGATCTCGACCGCCACCGAGGCGCATCTGGCCGGCGCCGGCACGGCCTACCCACCCGCGATCGTGACGACCTATACCGGCACCGCCGGCGTCACCCAGCGGACCGCCGACGAGGCGCGCCGCGTGGTGATCGCCGCCGGCGCCACCGACCCGTACCACCAGGCCAGGGCACTTGCCGACTACCTGCGCACGGATCCGCGGTTCACGTACCGGACGGTCGCCGCCCTGCCGTCGGATCCGAACCGTGACATCGTCGACTTCTTCCTCTTCGACCCGGCTGGGCAGATCGGCTACTGCGAATACTTCGCCACCACCATGGCGGTCATGGCGCGGACGCTCGGACTGCCGGCCCGCGTGGCCGTCGGCTATGCGCCGGGAGAGCGGCTCGAGGCGGGGATCTACCAGGTCCGCGAACGCAATGCCCACGCCTGGGCGGAGGTCTTCTTCCCGGGCTATGGCTGGCAGATCTTCGAAGCGACCAAGTCGATCGCGCCCGTGGCCCGCCTCGCGGGCTCCGGGACCGTGCCACCGCTCATCCTGCCCAACGGCCAGATCGACCCCGGAAACCGGGTCCCCGAGGAGCAGGACCCGGGCACGATCTCCGCCCTCCCCTCATTCGAGCCCGTCGAAGGGGGGTTCACGCGGGGGGGCCAGCGCCCCAGCGACGAGGAACGCATCAACAACGCATGGTTGTTCCTGGTCCTGCTGATGCTGCTCCTGGCGGTCGCTGCATGGCGGATGGTGCGAGGCCGGCATCGGTTCCGCTTCCTTGCCCCGGGGGACCGGCAGTGGCAGCGGCTCGCCTACGCAGCTGACCGCGCCGGGGTCGCGCAGCGACCGTCGGAGACCGTCTATGAGTACGCCGGCTGGCTGGAGGAGCAGATCCCCAAGCGCCGCATCGAGATCCATGACATCGCCGACGGCAAGGTCTGGCAGAGCTACTCAGGGCACTCCATCTCGTCCGAGGTGATCGCCCGCCTTGAGCGTGCCTGGAGCCGTCTGCAGCTGCCGCTCCTGTGGCTCGCGCTGCGCAAGCGCATCCGTTCGCTGCTGCGCGACGGCACGAGCAGCTAG
- a CDS encoding replication-associated recombination protein A — protein MTEPLFVEGAGADAPLAARMRPRTLDEFVGQESLVGPEGALSKVVQPGYAPSMVLWGPPGSGKTTLARLLADRSGGTWRQISAVTSGVADIRQLVADARALRQAGGRTIVFIDELHRFNKSQQDALLPHVEDGTIVLIGATTENPYYEINSPLLSRLRVYRLVPLGPDEVREIVVRAIADERGLGGRVTLGEEAMTALLELASGDARQALNIVEAAAAVVDDGESLSREAVAEAAQQRLLAYDRVGDQHYEAASAFIKSMRGNDPDAALYWCASMVAAGEDPTFIARRIVIAASEDVGNADPRALQIAVAAMQAVELIGLPEAQYALAQAAAYVASAPKSNRAGAAYFAALAEVEERGRLPVPLPLRPSAHRRLANEHGYGKGYLYPHDFEDADVDQQYLPDALAGRVFYEPSDQGMEIQIGERLQRLRRQRLERRKAGQ, from the coding sequence GTGACGGAGCCGCTGTTCGTCGAAGGCGCGGGGGCTGACGCGCCACTTGCCGCCCGCATGCGGCCGCGCACGCTCGACGAGTTCGTCGGGCAGGAGTCGCTGGTCGGGCCGGAGGGCGCCTTGTCGAAGGTGGTGCAACCTGGCTACGCGCCGAGCATGGTGCTGTGGGGGCCGCCCGGCTCAGGCAAGACGACGCTGGCGCGGCTGCTGGCGGACCGCTCGGGAGGCACCTGGCGCCAGATCTCGGCGGTGACCAGCGGCGTAGCCGATATCCGGCAGCTGGTCGCCGACGCCAGGGCGCTTCGGCAGGCCGGCGGGCGCACCATCGTCTTCATCGACGAGCTGCATCGGTTCAACAAGAGCCAGCAGGACGCCCTGCTGCCGCACGTCGAGGACGGCACCATCGTCCTGATCGGCGCGACCACCGAGAACCCGTACTACGAGATCAACTCGCCGCTGCTGTCGCGGCTGCGCGTCTACCGCCTCGTGCCCCTGGGTCCCGACGAGGTGCGCGAGATCGTGGTGCGGGCCATCGCCGATGAGCGGGGACTGGGCGGCCGGGTGACGCTCGGCGAGGAGGCGATGACCGCGCTGCTTGAGCTCGCGAGCGGCGACGCGCGCCAGGCGCTGAATATCGTCGAGGCGGCGGCGGCGGTGGTTGACGACGGGGAGTCACTCAGCCGTGAGGCGGTGGCCGAGGCGGCGCAGCAGCGGCTGCTGGCCTACGACCGGGTCGGCGACCAGCACTACGAGGCGGCATCGGCCTTCATCAAGTCCATGCGCGGCAATGATCCGGACGCGGCGCTCTATTGGTGCGCGAGCATGGTCGCGGCGGGGGAGGATCCCACCTTCATCGCGCGGCGGATCGTGATCGCCGCCAGCGAGGACGTCGGCAACGCCGACCCACGCGCGCTCCAGATCGCGGTGGCGGCGATGCAGGCGGTCGAGCTGATCGGCCTGCCCGAGGCGCAGTACGCGCTGGCCCAGGCTGCTGCCTACGTTGCATCGGCGCCGAAGTCGAACCGAGCAGGAGCTGCCTACTTCGCGGCGCTGGCCGAGGTCGAGGAGAGGGGCAGGCTGCCGGTGCCGCTCCCGCTGCGGCCATCGGCGCACCGGCGGTTGGCGAACGAGCACGGCTACGGCAAGGGCTACCTCTATCCGCACGACTTCGAGGACGCCGATGTGGACCAGCAGTACCTGCCCGACGCGCTGGCCGGTCGGGTCTTCTACGAGCCGAGCGACCAGGGGATGGAGATCCAGATCGGGGAGCGCCTGCAACGGCTGCGGCGACAGCGCCTGGAGCGCCGCAAGGCAGGGCAATGA
- a CDS encoding penicillin-binding protein 2 — MIATNIRRLSVYLVFAFAGISGTLVWWQVLDAQTLAARQDNPQVIATRRSLPRGSIFDSQGRLLASSVVTDGISRRTYTDPAFTHLLGYASLRFGATGVERAWDDLLTGRADPNPLRDLVNDVLDRKPDPRDLTLTIDQRLQDFAAARLGAARGAVVALDPRTGAILALVSTPSYDATGFSGDPATAQAPFDAVASLADNPFLDRSRQGHYTPGSIMKVLTAAAALDSGAITPQTTFPDQPQEEVDGFVVSGFTIREHDLGQTAPALWDLSPALQVSSNIYFAHVGLELGAERYLDYARRFGFCQGLRIGSDARGLPVDPSYVSAPADGGCAPFKDQVELASAAFGQAAVSVTPLQMALLAATIANDGVVPRPFVVRDLRSHAATPAAGPTQSVLETYDGGRGNPAISSGTAAQVRQAMVDAVHGPIGRLYAASGDVTRFGISGVQTAGKTGTAERGPGLKPHSWFIGFTPAQDGALASIAIVVIVEGGGSGSVSAAPLGGAVMAEWLKLTGSGS; from the coding sequence GTGATCGCCACCAACATTCGTCGTCTATCGGTCTACCTCGTGTTCGCCTTTGCCGGTATCTCCGGCACACTCGTGTGGTGGCAGGTGCTCGACGCGCAGACACTCGCGGCGCGACAGGACAACCCCCAGGTCATCGCCACCCGTCGCAGCCTGCCGCGGGGCTCGATCTTCGATTCGCAGGGACGCCTGCTGGCCTCGAGCGTGGTGACCGATGGGATCAGCCGGCGCACCTACACCGATCCGGCCTTCACGCACCTCCTGGGCTACGCCAGCCTGCGGTTCGGGGCGACCGGGGTGGAGCGGGCCTGGGACGACCTGCTCACCGGCCGCGCGGACCCAAACCCCCTGCGCGACCTGGTGAACGACGTCCTCGACCGGAAACCGGATCCGCGCGACCTGACATTGACCATCGATCAGCGCCTGCAGGACTTCGCCGCGGCCCGGCTGGGTGCCGCTCGGGGCGCGGTGGTGGCGCTCGACCCGCGCACCGGCGCGATCCTGGCGCTGGTCTCCACGCCGTCCTACGACGCGACCGGCTTCTCCGGGGACCCGGCCACGGCCCAGGCTCCCTTCGACGCCGTGGCGAGCCTCGCCGACAACCCGTTCCTGGACCGGAGCCGCCAGGGCCATTACACGCCGGGCTCGATCATGAAGGTGCTGACCGCCGCGGCCGCCCTCGACTCGGGCGCCATCACGCCCCAGACCACCTTCCCAGACCAGCCCCAGGAAGAGGTGGACGGCTTCGTGGTCAGCGGCTTCACGATTCGCGAGCACGATCTGGGCCAGACGGCGCCGGCGCTCTGGGACCTGTCCCCGGCCCTGCAGGTGTCGAGCAACATCTACTTCGCGCACGTCGGCCTGGAGCTCGGCGCTGAGCGCTATCTCGACTACGCGCGGCGCTTCGGCTTCTGCCAGGGCCTCCGCATCGGCTCCGACGCCCGCGGCCTGCCCGTCGATCCGTCCTACGTCTCAGCCCCGGCCGATGGCGGCTGCGCCCCCTTCAAGGACCAGGTGGAGCTCGCAAGCGCCGCCTTCGGGCAGGCCGCCGTCTCGGTCACGCCGCTGCAGATGGCACTGCTGGCGGCGACCATCGCCAACGACGGGGTGGTCCCCCGGCCCTTCGTGGTCCGCGACCTGCGCAGCCACGCGGCGACGCCGGCCGCGGGGCCAACGCAGAGCGTGCTCGAGACATATGACGGCGGACGTGGCAATCCGGCCATCTCGTCGGGAACAGCCGCGCAGGTGCGCCAGGCGATGGTCGATGCGGTCCACGGACCGATCGGGCGGCTGTACGCCGCTTCCGGGGATGTGACGCGCTTCGGCATCTCGGGCGTCCAGACCGCCGGCAAGACGGGGACAGCGGAGCGCGGCCCCGGCCTCAAGCCGCACTCGTGGTTCATCGGCTTCACTCCGGCCCAGGATGGCGCCCTCGCGTCGATCGCGATCGTGGTCATCGTCGAGGGCGGCGGCAGCGGCTCGGTGAGCGCAGCCCCGCTCGGCGGCGCCGTGATGGCGGAGTGGCTGAAGCTGACCGGCAGCGGCAGTTGA